GACCCCTCCGGTAACTATGTTAATAATGTACGCTGGATGATGCTGAAGCCGGAAGAGGTTGCAGGGCATATGATCCGGGCGATGAAGAAGCGCAAGGAAGAAGTGAATCTGCCCAGACTGGCTTCGGCTGGAGTGTGGCTGTATCAGCTATTTCCGCGTCTTGCTGACAGGCTGTCGCACGGTGTAATGAATCAGAAGTAAGATGCAACAATGGGCATCATATATCGGATAAGAGAAGGGCTCCGCCGAGGGGCTTTTCTTTTTTTTGTTAAATGTGAAAAACCGCCGCCTTGCTCTTCATCATTCAGAGCAAGGACGGCGGTTGGGGAGGATCTTGGCGGAGTGACCAACGGTTATGTGTTATGCCTCTTTCAGCAGTCCGTTAGAAAATGCTATCGGGAACGTAGTATATTTTCTGCCCGTTCGCTTTATTGCCTGGATCGGTAACGATGGTGAAGTATACGTTCCCGTTCTTGGTCTGTACGCCCTCAATTTCATGTTTCCCGACATTTGTTATTTTCACAAGGGATTGGTAAGCACCTGAACTTGAAATCTTGGCAATCTGAGGAGTTTCCCCTTCTCCCCCGCCTGATGTAAATATTTGCGTTTTGCCCAGCAGGTCTACTCCCTGAAACGATCCGTTGGGTCTGATAATGCCACTGCCCGACTGCGTGAAGCTGGAAACAGCGGCCTTCACCGCAGCTGCGCTGTCCATTCGAACCTGCTTGTTATTATCCAGAAGTTTGTTTAAAGCGACCGTGTCATAAATGGACCAGGTGACGGTGGTTTTGTCCTTCGTTTGTACGCGAAAAACGGTATAATTGCTATTGCCGCCTCCGTCCACACGCCGGGTTTCACCCAATTTCGAACCGGTTTTGTTGGCGTAATTCATATACGTGAACCGATGTAGATCGGTATAATCCACGGTTTTGCCTGCCGCGTATTGCAGTCTGGCTACCTGTAGTGACCAAAATTCAGGTTCCGAAGGATCGGCTTTTGAACTAAAATAAAAATAATTGGACCCATTGTACGTATACATATCCAGCGTTTGGCAATGACCGCTGTTCGTGATGGTCATTTTATCCACGTATACAGCGTCGCTGCCCTTTATGAGTAATCTGGAGAGGTGACATGTCCCGTCCACACGTTGCGTAACGTACACGTATTTATCCGCGATGTATGCCTTTTGCACAACACGGTCATGCTTGAGTCCTTTGAGATGGTATGCCAGTTTTGCCGAGGCGTTTACGGTTTTTCCCGGAGATGCGGCCATTGCAGGCAGAACAGACAAGCCAAATAACAGTAGTGCAAGAACAAAAGATGTTGTTATTTTCCATTTTCTTTTCTTTAAGCTCAAGGATCGATTCTTAAACATAGGTATACCTCCTTTAGAAAGATAATATGACTTTAAATATAAGCACCTCTAAAAACTATATCAAATAAATAATACTATATTTTCCAATTTAAAGAATCATTCTAAAACAAAAATTTCTGTCCCTGAATAAGATTTGGTCCACAGGCTTTTTTCGCATATAATGAAAGGTAATGTGATGACAGGCTTCGGTTTTATTAGTACAAGCATGGATATATATGTTCAACTAAGCATTTACACGATAACGGAGAGGACAGAAATAATCTGAAGAAGCGAAGCTACTTCGAAAGCATACACTTCGCCTAAAAGCTTTCTAAAAGAAAGCAACATCGGAAGCATACGCTATCCCCGGATCTCCCCTTTTCAAAAAAGGATTCATTCAAAAAAATCTGGGGATAACAGCGATCGGAAGGTTGTTCTGTCATTGGAGTGTTAGTGTAAATATTGTTTAGTTGAATGTATATAGCGTCATAACGAATAAATTTAAAGGATGGACATACATGACGAATCAAACATTTGCTTCAATTGGCGTAGAACAGGATCTTGAGGCTGTACTCGCCAGACATGGCATCAACGAACCTTCACCGGTACAGGCACAGACGATCCCGGTTATTTTGGAAGGTCGCGATGTGGTTTCGAAATCTCAGACGGGAACAGGCAAGACGCTCGCTTATCTGCTGCCACTGCTGCAATCCATTAAAAGTGACGTAAAAGGGACACAGAAGCTCATCATAGCTCCTACTCAAGAGCTGGCGATGCAGATTGTCCGCGAGGCACAGCGCTATGGAGAAGAACGCAAAATTGGCGTTCTGGGGTTAATTGGCGGCGCAGCTGTAAAACGTCAGATCGAGAAGCTGCGTGAACACCCGGAACTGGTCGTGGGTACACCAGGACGACTGAAGGAATTGATCACGCTGAAAAAGCTGAAAATGCACAACGTCTCCACGATCGTTATTGACGAGGCAGATCAGGTATTCCAGCTCGGCGGGGTAAGTGATGTGGACTTCGTATTGCGCAGTGCCCTGCGCGACCGTCAGCTCATTTTCCTGTCAGCGACGATCGATGAACATACTGCAGGACTTGCGAAGCGGGAGATGAAAGAGCCGGTACAGATCGGAATCGAACCGGACCGGGCAACTGCGGCGGGACTGGAGCATTTTTATTTTGTGGAAGAAAATCGCAACAAAATTGATATGCTTCGCCGTCTGGTTAGACAGTATAACCCGGATCGCGCCATCGTCTTTGTGAATGCTACCGAGGATATTGGCGAGGTTGAAGCGAAAATGAATCACCTTGGATTCTCCGCAGCTGCACTGTATGGAGATGCCGACAAGGTGACCCGCAGCAACGTGCTATCCGCTTTCCGTAACGGGAAACTGCAGCTGCTGATCGCGAGCGAGGTTGCAGCCAGAGGACTGGATATTGAAGGTTTACCGATGGTCATTAACTATGACCCTGCATTTGATTCGGAACACTATGTTCACCGTGCAGGAAGAACAGGTCGTATGGGTCGCAGCGGTATCGTGTTGTCGATCGTGGACGAAACGCAAATTTTCATTATGCGCAAGTTTGCGCGGGAACTTGGAATCGAATTGCCGGAACGTGTATTGTTCGGGGGGAAAGTGCTGGAGGCTGATCCGCGTCCGGATACGCGGCCTGAAGGACATTCTTTCTCCAGAAAACCAGGACAATCCCGGGATCGTAAACCTGGTCAGGCCAGCCGCAATGGCGGCGCCAGAACGGCTGCTTCGAATCAACGTCCGGGGGGCGGCAAGCCAGCTGGCAATACAGGCAGAACAGAACGGGACCAGGATCGCAAGAACAAGGGCGCTCCCAAATGGAGCAAAGGTAAAGAGCCACGCTCTGAAGAATAAAACCTGACGAAAGAGGTGCAGGGATAGATGGATAACGTTCAACCAACCGTACTGAAAATCAACGGGCTAAGCGGAGGATACAGTGCCAAGCGGCCAGTCCTCCACGGCATCGATCTGGAAGTTGGACGCGGAGAAATGGTCGGACTGATCGGATTAAACGGTGCTGGAAAAAGTACTACAATGAAGCATATTTTAGGATTGATGACCCCTCAGCAGGGAGAAGTGCGAGTCATGGGCAAGAAGCGTGACGAAGACCCACAGGTATATCAATCCGCCATGGCCTTTGTACCGGAATCACCTGAACTGTACGACGAGATGACGGTCATGGAGCATCTGGAGTTTACGGCCAGAGCCTATGGTGTTTCTGAGGCTGATTTCAAAAAGCGTACGGAGAAACTGCTGGACTTGTTCCGCATGAATGAGAAAAGTACAAGTCTGTCGACCCACCTGTCCAAAGGGATGCGGCAAAAGGTCATGATCATGTGTGCTTTTGTGGCAGGTCCGCCACTCTATATCATTGATGAGCCTTTCCTGGGACTTGACCCCCTCGGAATCCGCTCTTTGCTTGATTTTATGCTTGAAATGAAGGCTTCGGGATCATCCATTCTGCTCAGTTCACATATTCTGTCCACCATTGAAAATTACTGTGACCGTTTTATTGTCCTGCACCGAGGACAGGTCATTGCTCAAGGGACGCTGAATGAGCTGCGTACTCAATTCGGGGAATCGGATGCCACGTTGGAGCATATGTTCTATTCCCTTGTACAAGGCAGGGATTAAGCATGGATCTCAAGCAGCTATGGAAGCAAAGACGCACGGGATTCTGGAATGGAATTCTTCCTTATCTGGGTTATGTCATTCAGAGCGGCGTAGCCATGGTGTTCTTATTTCTCGTCATTGCGTTCTCCGCCTGGTATACATCGTTTGTACAGCACATCCCGGCGGGATTTCCGATTCGTTGGATTACGTTGCTGCTGCTGGCACCACTGGTGCTGTTTAGCAGTTATCGTACATATCTGCATCCGGCAGACATCGTATTTTTACGTCCGCAGGAATATCGGATGCACGAATATCTGAAAAACAGCTTCGCTCGTGGCATGATTTATAAAACCTTGGGTATGCTGCTCGTATTTGTAACGTTATGGCCGCTCTATGTTCGAGCAGATCAGGATGCAAGGCCATTTGGCTGGTTTATCCTGCTTCTCCTGTTGTGGAAAGGGCTATCGAGCTATGGGGCTTGGCAAGAACTGCGCATGGTGCAAATCGGCGCCGCCAGAGGATATCGTTTGCTTCGATGGGCATTGGCTGTACTGGCGATTGCCGCCTGGTTGTGGCAGCCTCCACAGCGCAGCATCTGGTTCCTGCTGCTGCTGGCCGTCGTTTATATCGTTGCCCTGCGTATCCCTCTGAAACATCGGGTTTCATGGGACCGTCTCATTCAGGTGGAGCAGGGCCAGGCTGGCCGAGTGATGCGCACGCTAGGATGGTTCGTCGATGTACCTTCATCAGGCCAAAAAGTAAGTTCTCGCCGCTGGCTCAGCAAATGGGGGAGTGGTCTCCCGTGGAATGCAGGGAAAGCTTATCGCTATCTGATTACCAAAACGTTCATCCGAACTGAAGTGTTCTCCATCGTTGTGCGCTTGGTTGTACTGGGCATGCTGCTGTCCTGGTGGACGGCAGGCAGTTATTTCGGTATTGGTGTATACCTGTTCTTCCTGCTGCTTGTGGGTGTGCAGCTGGGTGCGCTGCGACGCAGTCATAGTGAATCGTTCTGGATTATGATTTATCCCATCTCGGGAGAGAGTCGTCGCTCCCAGGTACTGGGATTCATTTCGAATCTGCATGCACTGGCTGCCTTGTTTATGTGGCTGCCGATGCTGGCTGCGGGATGGAGTGGACTGAGCATGACCGGAGCAGCATTGGTCCTTGGTGTGCTGGTCATCTACTTAATGCGACGTTCTCAGGGCAACAAGTGGTTGAAGGAAGAAGAGGATGAATGAACGGTCGGACGTCTGACCACTTAGTGTTCAATGGCAGCGCTGACCAGGGCTCTTGCGTAACGTAACCAAAGAAGGGTATTCCGAGCTGTATCCCGGAATACCCTTCTTTGTGCTGCAGTCAGCTTACCTTGTTCCGACTCCTGGTGAGGACGTATGGACTAACAGAGGAACGATTTAGTGATAATGACGAGCAGGATAAACAGAACGAGAATGGCACCTGTATTTGTAAATCCTCCGTAACCGTAACCGCCGCATCCATAACCGCCTCTTGTTTCTTCAACTACTCCAGACATGGTCATTCCCCTTTTCAAGTGGTGTTGGGCACGCCCTTGCGTACATCGTATATTATGTGCCTTGGGGATAGGCTGATTGGGCCGTTGCCCGGTAGAGCCTGAAAATTATCGTTTTGGGCATTTGCCCGTCAAGATCGCCATACGTCTTCAAAGCGGAACACAAAATACCCCTTTATATCGAGAGACATTCGTCAGGATACAAAGGGGATCATATTCGTCAGGAAACGGACGCAAGTCCGCTCCCTGACTTATTTACTTGGGTAAGCATTACTGCATATGAATTAAGTAGTCTGTAGATCCAAAACGCCACGATAGATCGTATCGAACAAATCTTCCAGTCCGGATTCTTCAATACAGGAGAAGGCAATTCGCAGATCAGCTTCACCCAGCGCGATGGTACCTACGCCGTATTGCTGCAGCAAATGGGTCCGGAGCTGCTCTGCGCCCACATCCTTCAGCTTCAGGCACATGAAGTAACCGGAGTTGAACGGATAGTAATCCCATACTTCACCGTATTTACCGCTATCGAGAATGGCTTTTACTTTGTTGGCGCGGCCTTTCATGATTTCAAACTTCTCCAGCTTCTGTGCTTCAAACTCAGGTGCTTTCAGCGCATCCAGCACAAACGTTTGGGAAGGATGAGGGCCACTGGAGATGGTTGCCCGGATAATACCGAGTGTTTTTTGCTCCAGAGCATGGAGAACCGCAGCATCTTCATGGGCGTACGTGATGAATCCAACGCGGAAGCCCCATACGAATTCTTCCTTCGTAGCACCGTCAACTTTGACAGTCAGCACGCGTGGGTGAAGGTTCGCCAGCTTGCCAAACAGGGATTCGTGAATGGAATCTTCGAAGAAGAGACCAAAGTAGGCATCATCTGTCACAGCAACGACGTTCACACCAGCCTCAGCCGCTTGACGGATCGTGTCCACGATTGCATCTGCTTCTTCCGCTCCAGGCGTATAACCTGTCGGGTTGTTCGGGAAGTTCAGCAGCACGATGGCTTTGCCTTTGTCCTTCTGCGCAAGCAACGCTTCGAGCAGGCCTGCACTGTTGAAATTCAATTGATCATCGAACAGGGGATAATGAACTAACTCGCCGTGGCGACGAATTCCAAAGGTCAGCTCATAATTTTCCCAGTTTTTATCCGGATATATAACAGCGTCCCCTTCTTCGGCGAACAGGTCGGCTACGATACTCAGTCCATGCGTTAATGCGTTAGTCACAATGGGGTTACCAAACGTTTTACCTTCAAGGGAAGGTGTTTCCTTCAGCATCTTGTCTCTCCATACGGTCCGCAACTCAGGCTTCCCTGCAGGCGGAGCGTAAGGGTACAAATCCTTCGGTTGGTATGCGGACAGCTTATCCTGAATAACAGCTAAGTGCATCGGCACACCGTCCTCCAGAGCAATACCAATCGTAGCATTGTAGGTTTTGGCCAGACTTGCTGCTTCAGCAGACTGACTCAAGATACCTTCTTTTGGAAAATAGATTTCTTTGCCGAGCTGCGACAGCATGGAGTAGACGTGACTGCTGCCTGCCTGAATACTTTCGTTCAACTGTTCAGCCAGTGGATTCATTCTTTTCATCCTTCCAAGTCTTTGGGATTCAACTGCCTAACATTATAACACCTTGCCTTGCCCCCGTCACGGAAATTACGCATAATGACAGTTTTATCACTTCACCGCGTTGTTGCGGGTGTTTTTGGGTTAGGTTAATGTCACTTCTCCCTTTTGATTATACGATGGAAAATGAATGTTATTTCTGATGAAAAGGACAGTATTTCCGCATCATTTCGGCAGTTTCAGCATCGCGTCCTTCGTTACGCTGTTCCAGTTCACCGCTAATATGATCAAAGCGTTCAGCCGAGAGGTTCTGTCCAAATTTGAATTTGGCAGTGACCCGTTCAGGAACAATGCGGACCACAGCCACGGCTTTGAGATTACCCTTGTAGCGGGGATCATCTGCATCAATGGGGAGATATCCGCCCTGCGGCTGGAGTTTCTCCATAAAACGTTGCAGAACCTCGCCCTTGATATCCAGATCCTGAACCGGCTCTGCCTGTCCGAATGCCATTACACTTTTGAAAAAAGACGTTGCCGGACAAGCTAACTCGGGATCACTGAAATAAGATGGAATCAGGGAAAACTCTTCTGCTACGGTAAAACTGACGGAGGAATCCTGCTTGATCTGCTTCATCTTCTCTCCGGCAAGACTGCCGTGAAAATAAAAACAACCGTCCATATATACAAAGTTTAGCGGTGTCACCCGCGGCTGCCCGTCCGGACTGACCGTTCCCAGAAAACCAAAGGAGCACTGGGCCAGAAATGTTATCATTTCCTGCTCTTCATCTACATTGAATTCTTTTCTTCTCATCGGTGTTCCCCCTTGAATGGCATGTGGAATAAATCGCTGTACCTTAGCCATAACAATAGAACCTACATTGACATATAAAAAGATCCAATTTACATTCACTTTAATAGACCAATTTATTTGGAAAAAGAGGTGCACGATGGAATTGTGGCTGCCTATGGATTCATACGAGCTTCAACACCGCTACAAATACGAGGCATTGTACCATGCTTTGCGTGACGCCATTCATGCTGGGACGCTGGTTGGAGGCACAAGACTGCCTTCCACCCGAGAGCTGGCACGTCAATATGAAATGTCACGCAGCTCCGTGGCCCAGGTATATGACATGCTGCTCGCCGATGGTTACGTGCGAGCGCATAGGGGAAGAGGAACCTTTGTTTCGGATACCATAACAGCTCAGGAACATGCAGAGCGGGAGGCAATCATTCAACTTTCTCCATGGGGAGAGCGGGTGAGTACGCTGAATATTCAGAATCAAAAGCAACAACCGTCAGCCCTTGCACCGGAGCAACGAGTCATCAACTTCCACGTACAGCGTATGCCTGCCGAGCATTTTCCACAAGCGGAATGGAAAAGTGCGCTGGCCGCCGTTCATCGGAGCGGGTCGCATGAACAAAGTGGTGCTGCCGGAGACCCTGAACTGCGTGAGGCCATCGCTTCACATCTGAGGTGGACGCGGGGCATTCAGGCTGAGGCATCACAGATTGTGCTGTTTAGTGGCTCCATGCAGGGCATCACTTTGCTGACACAATTGCTCATCCCTGAAGGGGCTGCAGTTATATTGGAAAACCCGGGTTATCAGGGAATTGCCCATGCCGTTAAGTCCTGCGGAGGAAAAATTATTCCAGCGGAAGTAGATAACGGAGGAATTATTCCGCAGTCCTGGGAAGCACAGACGTTATTTGTAACGCCAACCCGCCAGTTTC
Above is a window of Paenibacillus sp. E222 DNA encoding:
- a CDS encoding PLP-dependent aminotransferase family protein, whose translation is MELWLPMDSYELQHRYKYEALYHALRDAIHAGTLVGGTRLPSTRELARQYEMSRSSVAQVYDMLLADGYVRAHRGRGTFVSDTITAQEHAEREAIIQLSPWGERVSTLNIQNQKQQPSALAPEQRVINFHVQRMPAEHFPQAEWKSALAAVHRSGSHEQSGAAGDPELREAIASHLRWTRGIQAEASQIVLFSGSMQGITLLTQLLIPEGAAVILENPGYQGIAHAVKSCGGKIIPAEVDNGGIIPQSWEAQTLFVTPTRQFPTGAVLGLDRRRTILEWASERNAVIIEDDYDSEFRWGGRPIEPLKVLDREQRVIYVGSFSQTMVASIRLGYAVLPPSLVQPLIAAKALYEPVPPALLEQRALAKFMSRGGYLRHLRRLTRLYGERHAYFVNEMKRELPEPFLMQPGDAGLHIYASWKGDIDSYKRFKALAQEEGVIFRDAVRYWLTPSPPAACFGFAHLEKEEIQEGIRRMRLAWEKCTFSFR
- a CDS encoding pyridoxamine 5'-phosphate oxidase family protein, whose protein sequence is MRRKEFNVDEEQEMITFLAQCSFGFLGTVSPDGQPRVTPLNFVYMDGCFYFHGSLAGEKMKQIKQDSSVSFTVAEEFSLIPSYFSDPELACPATSFFKSVMAFGQAEPVQDLDIKGEVLQRFMEKLQPQGGYLPIDADDPRYKGNLKAVAVVRIVPERVTAKFKFGQNLSAERFDHISGELEQRNEGRDAETAEMMRKYCPFHQK
- a CDS encoding DEAD/DEAH box helicase — protein: MTNQTFASIGVEQDLEAVLARHGINEPSPVQAQTIPVILEGRDVVSKSQTGTGKTLAYLLPLLQSIKSDVKGTQKLIIAPTQELAMQIVREAQRYGEERKIGVLGLIGGAAVKRQIEKLREHPELVVGTPGRLKELITLKKLKMHNVSTIVIDEADQVFQLGGVSDVDFVLRSALRDRQLIFLSATIDEHTAGLAKREMKEPVQIGIEPDRATAAGLEHFYFVEENRNKIDMLRRLVRQYNPDRAIVFVNATEDIGEVEAKMNHLGFSAAALYGDADKVTRSNVLSAFRNGKLQLLIASEVAARGLDIEGLPMVINYDPAFDSEHYVHRAGRTGRMGRSGIVLSIVDETQIFIMRKFARELGIELPERVLFGGKVLEADPRPDTRPEGHSFSRKPGQSRDRKPGQASRNGGARTAASNQRPGGGKPAGNTGRTERDQDRKNKGAPKWSKGKEPRSEE
- a CDS encoding YjcZ family sporulation protein, with amino-acid sequence MSGVVEETRGGYGCGGYGYGGFTNTGAILVLFILLVIITKSFLC
- a CDS encoding ABC transporter ATP-binding protein encodes the protein MDNVQPTVLKINGLSGGYSAKRPVLHGIDLEVGRGEMVGLIGLNGAGKSTTMKHILGLMTPQQGEVRVMGKKRDEDPQVYQSAMAFVPESPELYDEMTVMEHLEFTARAYGVSEADFKKRTEKLLDLFRMNEKSTSLSTHLSKGMRQKVMIMCAFVAGPPLYIIDEPFLGLDPLGIRSLLDFMLEMKASGSSILLSSHILSTIENYCDRFIVLHRGQVIAQGTLNELRTQFGESDATLEHMFYSLVQGRD
- a CDS encoding helveticin J family class III bacteriocin: MFKNRSLSLKKRKWKITTSFVLALLLFGLSVLPAMAASPGKTVNASAKLAYHLKGLKHDRVVQKAYIADKYVYVTQRVDGTCHLSRLLIKGSDAVYVDKMTITNSGHCQTLDMYTYNGSNYFYFSSKADPSEPEFWSLQVARLQYAAGKTVDYTDLHRFTYMNYANKTGSKLGETRRVDGGGNSNYTVFRVQTKDKTTVTWSIYDTVALNKLLDNNKQVRMDSAAAVKAAVSSFTQSGSGIIRPNGSFQGVDLLGKTQIFTSGGGEGETPQIAKISSSGAYQSLVKITNVGKHEIEGVQTKNGNVYFTIVTDPGNKANGQKIYYVPDSIF
- a CDS encoding aminotransferase class I/II-fold pyridoxal phosphate-dependent enzyme yields the protein MNPLAEQLNESIQAGSSHVYSMLSQLGKEIYFPKEGILSQSAEAASLAKTYNATIGIALEDGVPMHLAVIQDKLSAYQPKDLYPYAPPAGKPELRTVWRDKMLKETPSLEGKTFGNPIVTNALTHGLSIVADLFAEEGDAVIYPDKNWENYELTFGIRRHGELVHYPLFDDQLNFNSAGLLEALLAQKDKGKAIVLLNFPNNPTGYTPGAEEADAIVDTIRQAAEAGVNVVAVTDDAYFGLFFEDSIHESLFGKLANLHPRVLTVKVDGATKEEFVWGFRVGFITYAHEDAAVLHALEQKTLGIIRATISSGPHPSQTFVLDALKAPEFEAQKLEKFEIMKGRANKVKAILDSGKYGEVWDYYPFNSGYFMCLKLKDVGAEQLRTHLLQQYGVGTIALGEADLRIAFSCIEESGLEDLFDTIYRGVLDLQTT
- a CDS encoding ABC transporter permease, with product MDLKQLWKQRRTGFWNGILPYLGYVIQSGVAMVFLFLVIAFSAWYTSFVQHIPAGFPIRWITLLLLAPLVLFSSYRTYLHPADIVFLRPQEYRMHEYLKNSFARGMIYKTLGMLLVFVTLWPLYVRADQDARPFGWFILLLLLWKGLSSYGAWQELRMVQIGAARGYRLLRWALAVLAIAAWLWQPPQRSIWFLLLLAVVYIVALRIPLKHRVSWDRLIQVEQGQAGRVMRTLGWFVDVPSSGQKVSSRRWLSKWGSGLPWNAGKAYRYLITKTFIRTEVFSIVVRLVVLGMLLSWWTAGSYFGIGVYLFFLLLVGVQLGALRRSHSESFWIMIYPISGESRRSQVLGFISNLHALAALFMWLPMLAAGWSGLSMTGAALVLGVLVIYLMRRSQGNKWLKEEEDE